The Clostridiales bacterium FE2011 sequence GTACAGTTCAGTACCCCGCCGAACCTTTCAACGTATTTAACGAATTACTGATCGTTTTTCGCGGGGCGGTTGAAAAGCAGGTTCACGATGATACCGAGGATCAGAGCGCAGGCGATTTCGGTAATCGTGACAGAACCGATCTTCAGCGTCATGCCGCCGATACCGGCAATCAGGATCACGGAAGCGGTGAACAGGTTGCGGTTGTCGTTCAGGTCAACAGGCTGGAGCATCTTCAGACCGGAAACAGCGATGAAGCCGTACAGGGTGATGCAGACGCCGCCCATGACGCAGCTGGGAATCGTGCTCAGGAAGGTTACGAAGGGAGCAAAGAAGCTGGCAGCGATGGCAATGATCGCGGTGCACAGGATCGTGATGACGGAAGCATTGCCGGTGATGGCCACGCAGCCGACGGACTCACCGTAAGTGGTGTTGGGGCAGCCGCCGAAGAAGGCACCGGCCATGGAGCCGATACCGTCGCCCAGCAGGGTGCGATGGAGGCCGGGCTCCTCGAGCAGATCCTGATCGATGATGGTGGACAGGTTCTTATGGTCTGCAATATGCTCGGCGAAAACCACGAAGGCTACGGGAACATAGGCAACCGCGATGGAGAGGATATACTTGGCCGTGATGGTCTGGAAACCTTCGAAGGCCTTGATGAAGGTGAATTCAGGAACCCATTTCATGGAGCTGAAAGCGGTGAAATCGAGCACTTTCAGTGCGTCATTGCCGGAAGCGTTGCCGATCAGGGTGAAGATGAGGGCAACAATGTAGCCGGCAACAATACCGATAATGAAGGGAATCAGCTTCATCATTTTCTTTCCCTTGACGGAGCAGAAGACAACCGTCAGCAGGGTGACAAGGGCGCAGATCAGGCTGACCCAGCCCTGGGTATTCATGATATAAGTGCCGTTATCCAGCACAGCACCCTTCAGGGCATCGCCGATGGCGTTGCCGGCCAGGGACAATCCGATGATGGCAACGGTAGGGCCGATAACGACAGCGGGCATGAGCTTACGGACCCAGGCAACACCGGCATACTTGACGATGATGGCGATGATCACATAAACCAGACCGGCGAAAACGGCACCGATCACCAGGCCGGCATAGCCAACCGCGGTGGAGGCAGCGCCGCCGAAAGCGGCAAACATGGAACCGAGGAATGCAAAACTGGAACCAAGGAACACAGGGCTCTTGAACTTGGTGAAGAGCAGGTAGACAATCGTACCGACGCCGGCGCCGAAAAGGGCGGCGCTCTGGCTCATGCCGTTGCCAACAATGCTGGGGACGGCGATGGTCGCAGCCAGGATCGCAAGCAGCTGCTGGAGCGCGAAGACGATCAGCTGACCGAACTTGGGTTTGTCATTGACCTTGTAGACCAGATTCATAGGGGAGACCTCCTTATTATTTTTCGGAGGGTCTTGTAAAGAAAAAGCCTGCCGGCATGAAAACTGGCAAGCTACGATCCTTACTGACTATATGCGGCCGTATCTTGTCGGTATCCCGTACCGTCTTAAAGACCCACCGGACATAATATACCACAAGATCTTGTGGTATTCCATTTCATAAGTATGACAAAAGCATAAATAAAATTAGTAAGCAAAAGCAGAAAAAAAGAGCTTGACAAACATATTTGAATAAGATAATATACAAAAGCCGCTTGCGGAAACCGGGTCAGGAACGCAAGAGTCAAAGGCAACGGGAGCATAGCTCAGCTGGGAGAGCATTTGCCTTACAAGCAAAGGGTCACAGGTTCGAGCCCTGTTGTTCCCACCAAACATATGGCCCGGTAGCTCAGTTGGTTAGAGCGCCAGCCTGTCACGCTGGAGGTCGAGGGTTCGAGCCCCTTCCGGGTCGCCATATTTGCCTTGGTAGCTCAGTCGGTAGAGCATGTGACTGAAAATCACAGTGTCGGTGGTTCGATTCCGCCCCAAGGCACATTTTATGCGGTAGTAGCTCAGTTGGTAGAGTGCCACCTTGCCAAGGTGGATGTCGCGGGTCCGAGTCCCGTCTACCGCTCCATTTTTATGGTGCCATAGCCAAGCGGTAAGGCGAAGGTCTGCAAAACCTTTATTCTCCGGTTCGAATCCGGATGGCACCTCACAGAATACCGGAGTTGTACTCCGGTATTTTCATTTTCCCCCGATGTTTTGAAATGTATACATGTTAACGTTTGCATTTATATAAAAAAACTCTGTACAAAATAAAAGCGTCATGATATACTCTGACAGTAAACCCAACCCCTGGTAGTAACTACGCGGTTCATTTCCTCTATGGTTGTTACTCATAACCATTGTCTGGAACGGGGCACGAATCTTCACCAATGGCGCGGGTAAACAACATTTTTAGGAGGATATGATCCATGTACGAAGACAAGACTCTGACCTGTCGTGACTGCGGCAACGAATTCGTTTTCTCTGCCAGTGAGCAGGAATTCTTTGCCCAGAAGGGCTTCCAGAATGAGCCCACCCGCTGCCCTGCCTGCCGCGCTGCCCGTCGGGCCCAGAACGGCAATGGCGGTGCTCCCCGGCAGATGTTCACCGTGATCTGCGACGGCTGCGGCTGCGAAACCCAGGTTCCCTTCCAGCCCCGCGGAGATCGTCCCGTGTACTGCCGTGACTGCTTCGAAGCACAGCGTCAGAACCGGTTCTGATTCATCAGAAACAAAAAGGACTGCCATCAGGCAGTCCTTTCTTTTTATACTTTATTTACACAGACCGTCCACAAGCTCCTGGAGGCGGTCCAGGTTTGCTTCCGCTTCCGCTTCAGAGGCTGCCCTTGTAAAAAGGTATGCCTTGAGCTTGGGTTCCGTACCGGAGGGACGGACAATAAACTGTTCATCAGACGAAAGCGCGAAGGAGAGGACATCGCTCTTCGGAAGACCTGTGTCATCATTCAGATAATCAATCCGTGTACAGCTGTTCAGACGGACATCTGAAAAGTGCGAAAGGGGCGCACGAAGCGCGGACATGATGCTGTTCATCTTCCTGGAGCCGTTTTCGCCTTCATATTCATAGGTCAGCAGGCGCTGGACATAGAGGCCGAATTCCGCGCGCAGCTCTTGCAGACGATCCAGGAGCGTAAGTCCCTGCTCCTTGAGCCCGGCGGCCATATCGCAGAGAAGCAGGACCGCGTTAACGGCATCCTTGTCCCGGACATCCGTACCGGAAAGATAGCCGTAGCTTTCCTCAAATCCGAAGAGGAAGCGATCCGCCTGGCCCTCCGCTTCCAGCAGGCCGATCTGTTCGCCAATATATTTGAAACCGGTCAGCACATTCCGCAGTTCCAGGCCGTATTTATCACACAGGGCACGGGCCATTTCCGTGGTGACAATGGTTTTGACCACAACAGGGGGAAGGCTGCCCTGAACGGGAAGACGGTTGCGGCAGAGATAATCCAGCATGAGAATCCCCATATCATTGCCGCTGATCAGCCTGACATCATTGCCAACGCGGACGCCTGCGCCCATACGGTCACAGTCCGGATCTGTGGCGAAGCACAGATCCGCCCCGGTTTCAACGGTCTTCTGAATGGCGAGGTTCATCGCCTCACGGATTTCCGGATTCGGATAAGGGCAGGTGGGGAAGTGTCCGTCAGGCAGTTCCTGCTCGGTTACGATATCGACACGGATATTGCCGAGACGCTTCAATATTTCACGTACAGGCACATTTCCGGCGCCGTTAAGGGGTGAATAAACCACGTGAAGATGTTCGGAGGCCGGACGGGCCCGCAGGCTGAGAACAGCCTGATAATAGGCTTCTATGGTCTCATCGTTAATATACCGGATTGTACCTGCTGCCAGATGCTTCTCAAAGGAGGGAAGGCTGTCAGAAAGATCGGGCTGTTCACTGATCTTCTTCTGGATCAGATCAGCGGCCTCCAGCGTAATCTGGCAGCCGTCGGCTCCGTAAACCTTATATCCGTTGAATTTGGCAGGATTATGAGAGGCAGTGACCATTACGCCGGCGGACGCGGAGAGATGGCGTACCGCAAAGCTGAGCATAGGCGTTGGCTGAAGCCGGGGATAGAGCCAGACTTTGACGCCGCATTCGGCAAGAACAGCGGCTGTCAGCTCCGCAAAATCACGGGAATGGATCCGGCTGTCGCAGCTGACAGCACAGGAAGGATTGCTGAAGGTATCCAGCAGGTAACGGGCAAGGCCGCGTGTGGCCTTCATGACCGTAAAGAGATTCATCCGGTTTGTACCCGCGCCAAGCACGCCCCGCAGGCCGCCGGTGCCAAAGGCAAGATCCCTGTAAAAACTGTCATTGATCTGATCCTGATCCATGGACCTGAGCTCAGACAGCAGCTCTTCCGTCATCGCGGAACAGTTCATCCAGGATTCATACTTTTCCATCAGTGTCATAATGTTGCTTCCCTTCAATCAAAATAAAAAAGCGTACCATCCGGTACGCGTGGAATATCAGATTACGCCTTGTCTTCCGGAAGAATAGAGCTGTCCTTTACGGAAAGGATGGATCTTTTCCGTATCCCAGGTAAAACCGTCGAGGGTCATACGGATCCCGTTTTCCGCGAGCAGGTTGGCCACATCCTCAAAGAGCACATAGAGATGACGGGCGAAGAAACCGGCCTGGGAACCGGCGGGCTGACACAGCAGGTCATTGATGCCCCAGACGCGGATCGGATCATAGCCGTCAAAGGCGAAGGAAGAAGCGTAAGGGGTAATACTGGCGCCCCGGAGATCACAGGGGGTATCACCAAGCCAGCTGCCGGCATTGCGGAGAAGACCGTAAAAGCACTGGATCACACGAACCGGGAGGGAAAAACACAGCTCATCAATAAAAGAACCGTCCACCCGGTAGGTGCTGAAGGAGAGAATACGGTTTTCATAAAGGATGACGCAGAAACCGCCGTCCATGGCGCGCTGATCCTGCAGGAGGGGACGGAATTTGTACTGAAAGACAGGTTTGCTGCCGTAACCGGCAATCATTCCGCATACACCTCCTGAATCATCACTTTATACTTTATAATATCTAAATATATGATTCAGGTCAATAAGTTTCCACTACATGTTGTAGTCAAATTTGTGAATTTTTTGTAATATTTTGGACTATTTCTGCAGAAAGCTCATGAAAGCATCCCGGTTCTCCACAGGCGTCGTCGTGGGACGTCCCAGATCCGAACGAGAGCCGCAGGCACACCTGACTTCAATGAGGACAGGTCCGGCCGCACCGGGTAGAGACTCTTTCAGAATGGACTGCAGGGCCTCTTCTGAATCCGCAGAAAAAACTGATGGATAACCGGCCGCCGACGCCAGCGCAGGAATATTCATGCTGCTGCCGCAGACAGGCATGCCTCCCACGGTCTCGTGGGCGCCGTTATTGATAATAACGTGAACCAGATTGGACGGAAGGCGTTTTCCGATGACCGGGAGGGCACCCAGGTGCATGAGGCTGGCACCGTCGCCATCCAGGCACCAGACTTTTCTCCCCGGTTTTTCCACAGCAATCCGCAAGGCAATCATCGCGGCATGCCCCATGGAACCGACGGTCAGGAAATCACGGGAATGATCTTCTCCCCTTGATTCACGCAGTTCAAAGATTTCACGGGAAAGTTTGCCCGTTGTGGACACAAACACGTCATCAGGACCGGAAGCAGAAAGAATGATTCCGGCTGCCGTTTCCCGCGACATCCGGTATTGATTGCCGTATTCCGGTTTGCAGTCGGACTGTAGCGCCCCTTTCCTGACCACAATGGCGGCGGTTTTTCCGCGGCTCATCTCTGCAAGGAGTTCATTGAAACCGCAAAGGAAAGCTTCATCTGAAGTATCGGTAGAAAGAATCCTGTAAGGAATGCCCAGGATGTCCAGTTGTTCCAGGGTCACAACGCCCTGCTTTTTATGCTGCGGTTCATCCTTGACACCAGGTTCCCCCCGCCAGCCCACAACCAGCAGGCAGGGAAGGGCATAAACCTCAGGATCCATCAGGGAGGCCAGGGGATTAACCGCATTGCCGAGTCCGCTGTTCTGCATATAACAGAGACCGGGACGGCCGGAAGCCAGGTAATGCCCGGCGCATAAAGCAATTGCTCCGCCCTCATTATGGGCGACAACATGACTGTCACTGTCTGTGCCGTAACGGGCATAAAGCTCATTGCAAAGTGCTTTCAGGAGTGAATCCGGCACGCCGGTAAAGAAATCAATACAGGCTTTCTGACAGGCATCCAGAAGAACAGAAACATGCATAGAAGCCACTCAATCCTTCCAGTCGAGAGGATAGTCGGAAACAGCATAATCCAGGTATTTCCTGCCGTTATCCTTCAGGGTATTGATGATTCCTTCCTTCTTCATATCATCGGTAATCGGTGTGGGCGTGTAGTTGTTCCGGTCCTTAATGGACGTAATACGGATCGGAATGATCCGGAAGCCGAGGTTGGAGGCTTCCTGGGTGTTCTTATCCACAAGGAAGCGGGTCTGGAAAATATAAGAGTTCATATCATCCGGCTTGTCGTTGCCGGAGAAACAGAAATTGCCCAGGGAATAACAGATATATACGCCGTTATACAGCTCAATGGGATTGATGCGGTGGGAATGATGGCCGATGACGAGATCAGCGCCGCTGTCTACGGCAAGCCGGCCCATTTTGATCTGGTTCTGGGTGGGACTGTAGTCCTTTTCACGGCCCCAGTGGAACGATACGATCACGATGGGATACTTTTCCTTGGTTGACTTTATGTCTGCAGCCACCTTGTCATACAGATTGTCATATCCGCCAGCCTGTGGTTTATCGTAACGATCTATGCAAAGGTAGCTCAGCATTGCGATCTGGATACCGTTGACATAGAAGACACCGATTTCTTCTGAATTAGAGTATACAACTCCGGCGTTCCGGAGTGTATCCTTGGTGTCCTCGTATCCTTCCTGGCCATGATCCATGACATGGTTGTTTTCCAGGCTGACCGCCTCAACGGAATTATCTGTCAGCACATTCACATAGGAAGGGGCAATGTTGAACAGGAAACTGTTTCCCTTTTTGTTATCCGGTACGTATTTCGTTTCAGTAAAGGTACCCTCAAAATTGACCAGGGTCATGGTATCGTTTTTAAAGATATCCCGGACATTGGCCATGGTGAAGTTGATATTGTTATCGTTTTTCTCCAGTTCGGAATAAAACTTTTTGCCCTTTTTGTGATAATTATCCCCGCCGATGGTAAAATCCCCGGTGCAGGTAACGGTGATAATCGTATTGCCGTTGCTGTCCAGCTGATAGGTGGAGCTTTCCTCCTCGGTAAGATCGATGACTTCTTCAATATCCAGTTCATCCTCAGCCCGGACACAGGCAGGCAGAAGCAGCAATACGGACAGAAACAGCGCGGCTATTTTTCTGAACATTTGATAATCCTCCAGGTTATTCAGGAACGGGAAGCGACAAAATCCGCAATCCGCTCCAGGGCAACGTTGATCTTATCAACGGCTGTCGCGTAACAGCAGCGAATATGGCCTTCTCCGGAAATACCGAAAGCGTTGCCGGGAACAGCGGCGACGTTCTTTTCCTTCAGAAGCTCGGAACAGAATTCCTCACTGGTCAGGCCGGTGCGCTGGATAGAGGGGAAGACATAGAAAGCACCGTAAGGCTCAAAGCATTCCAGCCCCATTTCCCTGAAAGCAGTGACCATCAGCCTGCGGCGGCGGTCATAGCTTTCCCTCATGGCAGTTACGGACTCATAATTGTTTTCCCGGCCGATCCGGAGAGCGGCGGTGGCAGCCACCTGGCCCTGACGTGGCGCGCACATGATGGCATACTGATGAATCTTGTTCATGACCGTGATGATCTCTTCCGGACCGCAGGCATAGCCGACCCGCCATCCCGTCATGGCAAAGGATTTGCTGAAGCCGTTGATTGTAATCGTCCGCTCCATCATGCCCGGCACAGAAGCGAAGGCAGTATGGGTATGCCCGTCGTAAACAAGCTCAGAATAGATTTCATCCGAAATGACCAGCAGATCATGATCACGGATAACCCGGGCAACAGCTTCCAGGTCTTCCTTTTCCATGATGGCGCCGGTCGGGTTGTTTGGATAAGGCAGGATCAGCAGCTTGGACTTTGGGGTGATTTTTTTCTCCAGCGCTTCAGCCTTCAGACGGAAATCATCTTCCTGACGGGTTTCAACCGGAACGGGAACGCCGCCGGCAAAAATAACGCCGGGCGCATAGGAAACATAGCTGGGATCGGGAACCAGGACTTCGTCTCCTTCTGTAATCAGGGCGCGCAAAGCCACATCGATTGCTTCAGAAGCACCGATGGTGACCAGTATTTCAGTTTCAGGATGATAGGAAATATTGTACCTGCCGGACAGATAAAGGGAAATTTCATTGCGAAGCTCAATCAGGCCGCGGTTCCCGGTGTACTGGGTTTCACCGTCAAGCAGGGAGTTGATCGCAGCGTCACGGAACAGATACGGGGTTTTAAAATCGGGTTCACCGACACCCAGGGAGATGGCATCCTTCCGGGAAGCGGCGAGATCAAAAAAACGCCGGATACCGCTGGGCGGTACAGCAGCAATCCTGCTGTTCAGATACTGGTCGTAGTTCACGGTGAGATCACCAGCCTGTGATCGGCATCATCGGTTTCGAAAACGACGCCTTCTTCTTTATATCTTTTCAGCACAAAGCTGGTCGCCGTGCCGGTGACCGTTTCAAGCGGGGAAAGCTTGGAAGCGACAAAGGCCGCCAGCTCCTTCAGTGTACGGGCTTCCACAAGAACGAGAAGATCGTAGGAACCGGACATCAGGTACACGCTTTTGACCTCATCAAAGCGATAAATCCGGCGGGCGATCGCGTCAAAACCCATGTCTCGCTGGGGCGTGACACGCACTTCGATCATAGCTTCCACACGTTCACGATCAGTACGGTCCCAGTTGATCATGGGGCTGTAACGAAGAATAATCTTCCGGTTTTCGAGATCTTCTATTGCAGATGCAACCTCTTCCAGGGAGGCTCCGGTCATAATGGCCATCTTTTCAAGGGGAATACGGCAGTCTTCCTTAAGAATATCAAGGAGGGATGCTTCGAGTTTCGTCATTTTCTGATGCTTCCTTTCCTGAATATAAAAACACAGATATTTTACATCATTCACAGGGACATGACAAGCGAGAAACAGGGAAGGTACCGTACGGACATAAAGGTATAAAAAAACTTCCTGATTTTCATCAGGAAGTAAAAGTCTGGGTGAGAGGATTCGAACCTCCGGCCTCTTGAACCCCATTCAAGCACGCTACCAAACTGCGCCACACCCAGATAATCCACATTGCCGTCCCGTTTGTTCCGACAACGTCGATTACTATATCACGCGTATCAGGCGATGTCAATAGTTTTTTGATCATCTGCCTGCGAAAAAAGCCTGATAAAAGAGAGAGATGAACGGGAAAAGGAATTACTTTGCGCCGTTCTTCAGGGATTCAACCTGAGTACGAAGCTCTTCAACTTCCTGCTGCATGGAAACGGACTGTTCGGCCCATTCTGAAAGAGACTGGCTGGCCTCCTTCAGGTTATTGTTGACGAGTTTCAGGTCGTCCTGAAGCGCCCGTTTATCAGCGTCGATGGCTTCCCAGGTATTCCGGCTTTCCTCAAGACGGAGTTCAACATCCTTCAGCTGAGACCGAAGGCTGAAAAGATTGAGCCCGCAGACCACCATCAGCATAACGGACATGATCAGCGCTATACTCAGGATGATTTTCAGCTGCTTATTCATTGTTCCTGACCCTCCGATCCTGAACCGAGTTTTTCCTCCAGTTCCTTTTTCTCCTGGCGGAGCTGCTTGCGTTCTTCCTTCAGCGCCTTTTTTTCTTCAGCTGCCTGGTCTGCCAGGGGCTGGACGCGGGACAGTTCCTCCTGTGCAGCTGCCAGGGCTTCCACAGTCTCATCATACTCATGCTGCTGTTTTCGTTCACGTCCCTGGCTTGTTTCCAGGCTGACATTCGCGTCCTGCAGTCTGAAACGCATGCTGCTGACGGTGGGAAGATACCAGGCAATAAACAGGACACACAAAAGCATGACGAGTACAAAGAGAACAGGGAAAACAGATTTCCGTCGGTTCATGGCACTTACCCTCCGATATTTAAGAGTGATGACAGTTTGCCTTCAGGAATGTGATAACCTGATTCCACCAGGGGAACAGGACGTCATTGACAGAACGGTAGATTTCATGGCGGGAGCCTGGAACAGATACAAACTGTCCGTTTCTGACCCTGCCGATAAAGGCCTGCTGAGGTTCACGCTCCACGCTGAAGTCTGTTTCCGCAGAGAAAAGGATGACCGGACAGGCAATGCGTTCAGGCGCCCCCGGAGCCAGGATCTGTTCCGTAACATGAATGGCTTCATAGGACCAGCGATAGGACGGGACGCTGTTCCTGAATTCAGTGCGGGCAGCTTTGACATCATCATACCAGGAGAAACGGTCCGGATCAGTGGCGCAGGAAGTGCTGAAGTCCTCCGGCCCGGAATAAGGTTTCATGAAGAAAGGACAGTGTTTGCCGCGGCCCATAAAAGAAGCTATGGAGGAAAGCGCGGAAGCCACCGGAACAGGAACGGAGCGGATATATGGCGCAATCATCGGAGATGAAAAAACAGCGCCTGCGACGTCATGATTTCCACGCTCCAGGAAGAGAGACGCAACGGCGCCGCCCATAGAATGCGCAAACAGGAAACAGGGAGAAGGCATACTCTTCCTGTATGTATCATATATGATCTGCAGATCTTCCACATATTCCGAAAAATGATCCACATGGGTTACAGAAATATCCGGAATCCCGTCCGCCCTCCAGGAACGACCATGACCGCGCTGGTCATAAGCCACGACAGAAAAGCCCTGATGCAGCAGGGAAAAGATCAATTCAGAATATTTCAGCGCGTTTTCAGTAAAACCATGGACAATGAAAACCGTGCCGACAGGATGCTCCGCCTGGTAAGAAACGCAGTACAGGGGCCGGTTTTCAAAGCCGGGAACGACAGAAACACTGCCCCTGGACTCAAGCCAGGGCAGGACGGTTCCGTTTATGACCCGGCTGTAGGATGAACCGGCCTGAACAAGATATTCCTCGTTGAAATCGCCCGCCATGTGACCGCCTCCTGTCTGTGACTGAAATTTCATCAGTAGGATTTTGTCTTAAAGCGTTTGTGGATACGATAAGGATTATAGAATGTCTGGGGAGTGCTGACAGAAACGTTCAGGGAACGATTCCGGGTCGCATTCAGCACCAGGCCTACACCGCCCATATTTGTCATCATATTGGATCCGCCATAGGACAGGAAAGGCAGCGGAATACCGGTAATCGGCATGAGACCCAGGGTCATGGCAATATTTTCGAGCACATGGAAAAGAAGCATGCCCAGAACACCGATAATGATCATCCGGCCGAATTTATCCCGGGTAAACCAGGCCAGGTAAAGCATACGGAGCAGGATCAGCACATATCCGACAAGAACCGCCACACAGCCTACAAAGCCCCAGGTTTCACCGATGGTGGAATAAATGAAATCCGTCCAGTCCGCCGGCACGTAGTTCAGCTGGGAAATGGCGCCGGTAACGAACATGCCGTTTCCTGTCAGCCCGCCGGATCCGATGGTCATTTTGGACATGGTTTGCTGGTAAGCATCGGAAGAAGAATACACTTCAGGATTCAGCCAGCCGGCAATCCGGGCAAGACGATAGTCTGTTGAATGGGTAAGGGTCATATATCCGTAGATCGCCAGAACCCCCAGGATGGCAAGGGCAGCGAGAATCGAAAGCGTCTTCAGGGAAACATTCGCGAAATACATCATCACGGCAAACATGAAGATAATAACGAGCAGGGAGCCTGTTTCACCCTGAAGCAGGATCACAACGCCGGGAATGATGACGATCATGAAGATATGAATAAAGGACTTGGAATCGGACATGGGACTGTCCTGCCTGGAGAAGTTTTTGGCAAGCACCAGGATCATAGCCAGCTTCATGAATTCCGAAGGCTGAATGGTGTAGCCCCACAAGGTATCAAGCCAGGCTTTAACGCCCTGGGCCCGGTTAAAAATCGTAGTGACAGACAGCAGGATAAAAGCCGCCCAGTAGAACCATTCCGCACGGCGTCTGAGGATATCGTAAGGGAAGGCCATAATTACGCCGATGACAAGGGGAGCCATCAGGACGAAAAGGCACTGCTTCATCGCGTAGGAAGACTCAATAACATGATTCAGGAACGATGCGTCTTCAGCGGAATTGGGAGAATAGGTAGCAACACAGACAGCAACGATTCCGAAAAGAGCCATGGCAAAAACAAGCGCGATCAGAACACCGTCCACATGTGCACGGGCATGACGGTTTTCAGTGATCGTCAAGCGGAATCACCTCCTTGACAGAACGGGAGAAAATACGCTGCAGGAAAGATTGTTTTTTGCAGCCGTACATGGGAAAAGACGGAGCACCGCCCCGAAGGCGGGATGCGATCCGAAGGATTGCATTCCGGGCTTCACAGTCGTAAGCAATAAAAAGGGAATGACGCAGCATCGCACGGCTGACCACAGGATCTTCCGGAATCTCTCCAAGCAGGGACAGATCCATTACTTCAGCGACCGTACGGGCAGACATCATTTCACGGGAACGAACCAGATCAGCATCCAGCCGGTTGACAATCAGGCAGGGCCTGCTGAGCTTTTTGGCTTCCATGACCTGGACAGCCCTTTCTCCGCTCCTGACAGAAATATCATCCGGCGTGACAATGAGCAGTACTTCATCCACGCCGGCATTGAGGACATTGCGCAGTCCGCGTTCGATCCCGGCCGGACAGTCTATAAACACATAATCATAGGCTGAACGAAGGGCACTGATGATCTTTGTGAGTTTTTTAGGATCCAGGTTTTTTGCACGCGCAAACTGCGCTGCCGGAAGAAGATAGAGGGAAGGAACAGCTTCGCTTTCAAGGACGGCCTGATCTGCACTGCAGTCCCCGTTGGCCAGATCGATGAGATCATAAACAATCCGGTTTTCCATGCCGAGCAGCGCGTCCTGTGAGCGCAGGCCGATATCGGCGTCCACAATTACAACCCGGTTTCCGGCATGGGCAAGGGCTGCAGCGAGGTTTGCGGTGACGGTAGACTTGCCGACGCCGCCTTTTCCGGAAGCAACAGCATAACAATGAGACATATCTTCCTCCGTTTACCGGTTACGGCGACAGCATATTGCCGTAAGGCAGTGTGATTTCAACTTCACGCAGATCCTTCTGGTTCATATACCATTCGATAAACTCTTTCGGGGCGTGACAGGATTCTGAACCGGAATAACCGTTGGGGATAAAGCAGGCGATGGCTATTTCAGGATTTTCATAGGGTACGAAGCACACGAACCAGGAGTTGTTCTCCAGGTCGATGGAGGTAACCTGGGCGGTTCCTGTTTTCGCGGCAATCTGCTTCTGATAAGGCCAGTTCCTGAAATATTTACCTGCCGTACCGGATTCGTCAGCAACGCCCTGCATGCCTTCATGGATAAGGTGCATATATTTGTCCGCGTTTGGAATGGTATTGATCAGGGAAGGTTCACGCTGGGACAGGATTTCACCGTCCGGGGAGGTAATGTTGTCAATCAGGGAGACGTTGTACAGTTTACCGCCGTTGGCTACAGTGGCCACGTAACGGGCAACGGCAATGGGGGTAAGCACGGTAACGGACTGGCCGATACCGGTCAGGATGGTCTGGCCGCCGCCCCACTTGATGTCGTTCATGTAATTGTAGGTATCACCGATGACGGACTGAAGATAAACCATTTCCTTGCTCATGTTCAGTTCTTCCATGAGGATGGTACGCATGCTGTCCAGCCAGTCGCTTTCATTGGTCCTGACAGCCATGTCCATGAGCTTTTTCGCGCATACTGACAGACGCTCATCATCATAATAGATATCCCGGAAACCGCCGCAGT is a genomic window containing:
- a CDS encoding alpha/beta hydrolase — protein: MAGDFNEEYLVQAGSSYSRVINGTVLPWLESRGSVSVVPGFENRPLYCVSYQAEHPVGTVFIVHGFTENALKYSELIFSLLHQGFSVVAYDQRGHGRSWRADGIPDISVTHVDHFSEYVEDLQIIYDTYRKSMPSPCFLFAHSMGGAVASLFLERGNHDVAGAVFSSPMIAPYIRSVPVPVASALSSIASFMGRGKHCPFFMKPYSGPEDFSTSCATDPDRFSWYDDVKAARTEFRNSVPSYRWSYEAIHVTEQILAPGAPERIACPVILFSAETDFSVEREPQQAFIGRVRNGQFVSVPGSRHEIYRSVNDVLFPWWNQVITFLKANCHHS
- the minD gene encoding septum site-determining protein MinD — encoded protein: MSHCYAVASGKGGVGKSTVTANLAAALAHAGNRVVIVDADIGLRSQDALLGMENRIVYDLIDLANGDCSADQAVLESEAVPSLYLLPAAQFARAKNLDPKKLTKIISALRSAYDYVFIDCPAGIERGLRNVLNAGVDEVLLIVTPDDISVRSGERAVQVMEAKKLSRPCLIVNRLDADLVRSREMMSARTVAEVMDLSLLGEIPEDPVVSRAMLRHSLFIAYDCEARNAILRIASRLRGGAPSFPMYGCKKQSFLQRIFSRSVKEVIPLDDH
- a CDS encoding aminotransferase class I/II-fold pyridoxal phosphate-dependent enzyme, which codes for MNYDQYLNSRIAAVPPSGIRRFFDLAASRKDAISLGVGEPDFKTPYLFRDAAINSLLDGETQYTGNRGLIELRNEISLYLSGRYNISYHPETEILVTIGASEAIDVALRALITEGDEVLVPDPSYVSYAPGVIFAGGVPVPVETRQEDDFRLKAEALEKKITPKSKLLILPYPNNPTGAIMEKEDLEAVARVIRDHDLLVISDEIYSELVYDGHTHTAFASVPGMMERTITINGFSKSFAMTGWRVGYACGPEEIITVMNKIHQYAIMCAPRQGQVAATAALRIGRENNYESVTAMRESYDRRRRLMVTAFREMGLECFEPYGAFYVFPSIQRTGLTSEEFCSELLKEKNVAAVPGNAFGISGEGHIRCCYATAVDKINVALERIADFVASRS
- a CDS encoding Lrp/AsnC family transcriptional regulator is translated as MTKLEASLLDILKEDCRIPLEKMAIMTGASLEEVASAIEDLENRKIILRYSPMINWDRTDRERVEAMIEVRVTPQRDMGFDAIARRIYRFDEVKSVYLMSGSYDLLVLVEARTLKELAAFVASKLSPLETVTGTATSFVLKRYKEEGVVFETDDADHRLVISP
- a CDS encoding rod shape-determining protein RodA; the protein is MTITENRHARAHVDGVLIALVFAMALFGIVAVCVATYSPNSAEDASFLNHVIESSYAMKQCLFVLMAPLVIGVIMAFPYDILRRRAEWFYWAAFILLSVTTIFNRAQGVKAWLDTLWGYTIQPSEFMKLAMILVLAKNFSRQDSPMSDSKSFIHIFMIVIIPGVVILLQGETGSLLVIIFMFAVMMYFANVSLKTLSILAALAILGVLAIYGYMTLTHSTDYRLARIAGWLNPEVYSSSDAYQQTMSKMTIGSGGLTGNGMFVTGAISQLNYVPADWTDFIYSTIGETWGFVGCVAVLVGYVLILLRMLYLAWFTRDKFGRMIIIGVLGMLLFHVLENIAMTLGLMPITGIPLPFLSYGGSNMMTNMGGVGLVLNATRNRSLNVSVSTPQTFYNPYRIHKRFKTKSY